One window from the genome of Silvimonas iriomotensis encodes:
- the glnL gene encoding nitrogen regulation protein NR(II), producing the protein MTKSPIPAIFAGLEFLDAAVLATRDDGALVYYNPAAADFLGLRDDCLGMALTECLGPENPVAQALANASINNISLTEHEIALNTTHGEVYVSLTASPIECAEAAAMAEIRQIDQQRKIANEERLQAQQQANRELIRNLAHEIKNPLGGIRGAAQLLSRELHDPQLKEYTQVIIEESQRLQSLLDRLLTPHRLPQLAELSIHEVLERVRSLMLAETPNGLAIKRDYDTSLPSLIGDREQLIQAVLNIMRNAIQAMDGVGEIMLRTRVARQVTLNRQRYPIAIQLQIIDNGPGIPEHLKETLFYPLVSGRPGGTGIGLHLAHTFINQHHGTIDFDSRPGYTCFNMLLPLNGWQGFDKTTTTKATEHP; encoded by the coding sequence ATGACCAAAAGCCCTATTCCTGCCATTTTTGCCGGACTGGAATTTCTTGATGCGGCGGTATTGGCCACGCGCGACGACGGCGCGCTGGTCTATTACAACCCTGCCGCAGCAGATTTTCTGGGCTTGCGTGACGACTGCCTCGGCATGGCGCTGACAGAGTGTCTGGGCCCCGAGAACCCCGTCGCCCAGGCACTGGCCAATGCCAGCATCAACAACATCAGCCTGACCGAGCACGAAATTGCGCTCAACACCACGCATGGCGAGGTGTATGTCTCGCTGACCGCCAGCCCGATTGAATGCGCTGAAGCGGCGGCGATGGCGGAAATCCGCCAGATTGATCAGCAACGCAAGATCGCCAACGAGGAGCGCCTGCAAGCACAGCAGCAGGCCAACCGTGAGCTGATCCGCAACCTGGCGCACGAGATCAAGAACCCGCTCGGCGGCATTCGCGGCGCGGCGCAGTTGTTGTCGCGTGAATTGCATGACCCGCAACTGAAGGAATACACGCAGGTCATCATCGAGGAATCACAGCGCCTGCAAAGCCTGCTTGACCGCTTGTTGACGCCGCATCGCTTGCCGCAACTGGCGGAGTTGTCGATCCACGAAGTGCTGGAACGCGTACGCAGCCTGATGCTGGCCGAGACGCCCAATGGCCTGGCGATCAAGCGCGACTATGACACCAGCCTGCCGTCGTTGATTGGCGATCGCGAACAACTGATCCAGGCCGTCCTCAACATCATGCGCAACGCCATCCAGGCCATGGACGGCGTGGGCGAGATCATGCTGCGCACGCGGGTGGCGCGTCAGGTCACGCTGAACCGTCAGCGCTACCCGATCGCCATCCAGCTGCAGATCATCGACAACGGCCCGGGGATTCCCGAGCACCTGAAAGAAACGCTGTTTTACCCGCTGGTGTCCGGCCGGCCAGGCGGAACAGGGATCGGCCTGCATCTGGCGCACACCTTTATCAACCAGCATCACGGCACCATCGATTTCGACAGCCGCCCCGGTTATACCTGTTTCAACATGCTGCTGCCGCTCAATGGCTGGCAGGGATTTGACAAGACAACTACAACCAAAGCCACGGAGCATCCATGA
- a CDS encoding DUF4124 domain-containing protein has translation MSSFPVFRFAALTTLALLAASAYADIYKSVDADGRVTFSNIPMKGAVKVYTDPIPMGSSKVHGKSGGGSKVTAPSPADFPRVDAATQKSRDTNRRQILTDELATEQQALSDARKALADAQTSTDAQNNPQKYQERVSRLRDNATLHEKNVAALQQEMARDR, from the coding sequence ATGTCCAGTTTTCCCGTTTTCCGTTTTGCCGCCCTGACTACGCTGGCCCTGCTGGCCGCGTCTGCCTACGCCGACATTTACAAGTCTGTCGATGCCGACGGCCGCGTCACGTTCTCCAACATTCCCATGAAGGGCGCGGTCAAGGTGTATACCGACCCCATCCCCATGGGCAGCAGCAAGGTGCATGGCAAATCGGGCGGCGGCAGCAAAGTCACCGCCCCCAGCCCGGCTGATTTTCCGCGCGTGGATGCAGCCACCCAGAAATCCCGCGATACCAACCGCCGCCAGATTCTGACTGACGAGCTGGCCACCGAACAGCAAGCGCTGTCTGATGCCCGCAAGGCGCTGGCCGATGCCCAGACCAGCACCGATGCCCAGAACAATCCGCAAAAGTATCAGGAGCGGGTCTCCCGCCTGCGGGACAACGCCACCCTGCACGAGAAAAACGTAGCCGCCTTGCAACAGGAAATGGCGCGCGACCGCTGA
- a CDS encoding SelT/SelW/SelH family protein: protein MATATRVSILYCTQCNWLLRSAWLAQELLSTFADELGEVALQPGTGGVFVVQCGDQVIWDRKVEGRFPEAKELKQRVRDLIAPDRPLGHSDRPS, encoded by the coding sequence ATGGCAACCGCGACCCGCGTGAGCATTCTTTACTGCACGCAATGCAACTGGCTGCTGCGTTCTGCGTGGCTGGCGCAGGAACTGCTGTCGACTTTTGCTGACGAACTGGGCGAAGTGGCTTTGCAGCCCGGTACCGGTGGCGTGTTTGTCGTGCAGTGCGGCGATCAGGTGATCTGGGACCGTAAAGTGGAAGGCCGTTTTCCTGAAGCCAAAGAATTAAAACAGCGCGTTCGTGATTTGATCGCGCCAGACCGGCCGCTTGGTCATAGTGACCGCCCGAGCTGA
- a CDS encoding HAD-IA family hydrolase — protein sequence MSVRAVVFDFGGVLFDWNPEYLYSKLIPDAAERQWFLQHVCNGDWNLQQDAGRTLADATAALIAQYPDHAELIRAFYGRWPETLAGVLPEGIKLMEDLEQAQVPLYGLTNWSDETFPYAWEHYPFLHRFKDIVVSGRLKIVKPDAAIYHEMFRRIAKDLPDLQPAELVFIDDNAANAQAARALGWHGIHHVSAAKTEAALRELGLTF from the coding sequence ATGAGCGTGCGTGCAGTTGTTTTCGATTTTGGCGGCGTCCTGTTTGACTGGAACCCGGAGTACCTCTACAGCAAGCTGATTCCCGATGCCGCGGAACGCCAGTGGTTCTTGCAGCATGTCTGCAATGGCGACTGGAACCTGCAGCAAGACGCGGGCCGCACGCTGGCCGATGCCACAGCGGCACTCATCGCGCAGTACCCGGATCACGCCGAACTCATCCGCGCCTTTTATGGCCGCTGGCCAGAGACGCTGGCCGGCGTCCTGCCTGAAGGCATCAAGCTGATGGAAGACCTGGAACAGGCCCAGGTGCCGCTGTACGGCCTGACCAACTGGTCTGACGAGACCTTCCCTTACGCTTGGGAGCACTATCCGTTTTTGCATCGCTTCAAGGACATCGTGGTGTCCGGCCGGCTCAAGATCGTCAAACCTGATGCCGCCATCTACCACGAGATGTTCCGCCGCATTGCCAAAGACCTGCCCGACCTGCAACCGGCCGAACTGGTATTTATTGACGATAACGCGGCCAACGCACAGGCGGCTCGCGCGTTAGGCTGGCATGGCATTCATCATGTCAGCGCGGCAAAGACCGAAGCCGCCCTGCGTGAACTGGGCCTGACTTTCTGA